The following are encoded together in the Brassica napus cultivar Da-Ae chromosome A9, Da-Ae, whole genome shotgun sequence genome:
- the LOC106368833 gene encoding Fanconi anemia group J protein homolog — protein sequence MVSPTSLSKSEEKETLNPRNVYHIGGLQVRFPYQPYGTQLAFMSRVISTLDRAQRDGRCHALLESPTGTGKTLSLLCSVLAWQQSYASRFPKGNSAHKRSHFTPDVTRPPPSTEPSDVVEVEKPPRVPTIFYASRTHAQITQVIREYRKTAYRVPMAVLGARKRSCTNRRVQGKPNLDEICRCLIKDRNKPKCPEFRGKDDIVAHPSLQQNEVHDIEDLVKIGYAVRGYTFGFTVHSNMEDIAREAGSIDLGEETLFKLQSELQLLSLAIPMIYQPVCDAIDGLISWIGSRKDSLAKRDPQHYFSSWTGDKALRELEESNITRKGFRNLSNCFIEAIERSMKEIPPHLSGIFVSTLQELLVTLGYFFSRDGSHSHTLDYELGLQRFIKRGDSSGKWTHTLSLWCMNPSVVFKAIVDLSSSIILTSGTLSPMDSFSSELGMQFGACLEAPHVVDANQQVWAAGIFSGPNNQPLNASYKTNDEHPFQDALGKSLEEICSIVPGGSLVFFPSYKLMGKLCTRWRETGQWSRLCLEKDIFIEPSGGATGEFENVLKGYYDCIGGKKRFIGRNRRAAFLAVCRGKVSEGLDFSDDNARAVIIVGIPFPNLHDVLVGLKRSYNDTYKSSRNLLGGGEWYCQQAYRALNQAAGRCIRHRFDYGAIIFLDERYRQQRNRVSISKWLRQSIKLYDNFEESMQDLKSFFPRAKKHVDSKMLSYKEVIDLECVVQTEPETSFLINSGSSASSPFSCSSGLTLERGGPPSVSSHALKRRKFISSAAVIDLEKENNHDMITRRIEFGSDSSTETRARVQISCLLCRSPLGHPDNNGSSYLNCLVTWSSKKYVLTLLKETSRSEMPTSVSVIVTDCSSVDQRLCTKDEGIWCEEDGCVFNTIFCPFCSVPNTTCLGVQIVATDSSNVQFLSKILFFADHLNVMGDAAIKETLLEHQGTC from the exons ATGGTTTCCCCAACAAGCTTAAGCAAATCAGAAGAGaaagaaaccctaaaccctagaaaCGTGTACCACATCGGAGGACTCCAAGTGAGATTCCCTTATCAGCCGTACGGAACACAGCTAGCTTTCATGAGCCGTGTCATATCTACCCTTGATAGAGCCCAGAGAGACGGTAGATGCCACGCGCTTCTCGAGTCCCCCACTGGCACTGGCAAAACTCTTTCATTGCTCTGCTCGGTTCTCGCTTGGCAACAGAGCTATGCATCGCGCTTTCCTAAAGGAAACTCGGCTCATAAAAGAAGTCATTTCACACCTGACGTCACACGACCACCACCCTCAACAGAACCTAGCGATGTGGTGGAAGTCGAAAAGCCTCCAAGAGTTCCTACCATATTCTATGCTTC ACGAACGCATGCTCAGATCACTCAAGTCATTCGTGAGTATCGCAAAACTGCTTACAGAGTGCCCATGGCTGTATTG GGTGCACGTAAACGTTCATGCACCAACCGTCGTGTACAGGGGAAACCTAATTTAGACGAGATATG ccggTGTCTCATAAAAGATAGGAATAAACCAAAATGTCCCGAGTTCAG AGGCAAAGATGATATTGTAGCTCACCCATCACTTCAGCAAAATGAAGTTCATGATATTGAAGATCTTGTCAAAATTGGATATGCTGTTAGAGGTTATACGTTTGGTTTTACAgttc ACAGCAATATGGAAGACATTGCTCGTGAAGCAGGCAGCATTGACTTGGGAGAAGAGactcttttca AATTACAGAGTGAACTACAACTTCTAAGCCTGGCGATCCCAATGATATATCAACCCGTGTGTGATGCTATAGAC GGATTGATAAGCTGGATTGGAAGCAGAAAGGACTCCCTAGCAAAACGTGATCCTCAACACTATTTCTCTAG CTGGACCGGAGACAAAGCTTTAAGGGAGCTAGAGGAATCTAATATCACTCGAAAAGGCTTCCGGAACTTATCGAACTGCTTCATTGAG GCAATCGAAAGATCAATGAAAGAAATACCTCCTCATTTGAGTGGGATATTTGTCTCCACACTACAag AGTTGTTAGTTACACTTGGATACTTCTTTTCAAGAGATGGAAGTCACAGTCACACCCTAGATTACGAACTGGGTTTACAACGCTTTATTAAAAGAG GAGATTCTTCTGGGAAGTGGACGCATACTTTGAGTTTGTGGTGCATGAATCCATCTGTTGTTTTCAAAGCTATCGTTGATCTTTCTTCATCCATTATTTTAACATCTGG GACTTTGTCACCAATGGACTCTTTCTCATCTGAACTTGGGATGCAGTTTGGCGCTTGTTTGGAGGCTCCACATGTGGTTGATGCTAATCAGCAG gtGTGGGCTGCTGGAATCTTCAGTGGTCCTAATAATCAACCTCTAAATGCAAGTTATAAAACGAATGATGAACATCCGTTCCAG GATGCTCTAGGGAAATCATTGGAAGAGATTTGCTCTATTGTGCCAGGTGGCTCTCTCGTCTTCTTTCCAAGCTATAAGCTTATGGGAAAACTCTGTACCCGTTGGCGAGAAACTGGTCAATGGTCTCGGCTCTGCTTGGAAAAAGACATTTTTATTG AGCCAAGCGGAGGAGCAACGGGGGAATTTGAGAACGTCCTGAAGGGATATTATGATTGTATAGGCGGAAAGAAGAGATTCATTGGAAGAAATAGGAGAGCAGCATTTCTTGCTGTATGTAGAGGAAAG GTTTCTGAAGGGCTTGATTTTAGTGATGACAACGCCAGGGCTGTG ATAATCGTTGGCATTCCATTTCCAAACTT GCATGATGTCCTAGTCGGACTAAAGAGAAGTTATAATGATACGTACAAATCATCTAGAAACCTTCTTGGAGGGGGTGAATGGTATTGCCAACAAGCGTATCGTGCTTTAAATCAAGCAGCAG GGAGATGTATCAGGCATAGGTTTGATTATGGTGCCATCATATTTTTGG ATGAGAGATACAGACAACAAAGGAACAGAGTGTCTATTTCAAAGTGGCTAAGACAGTCTATCAAACTGTATGATAATTTTGAAGAATCTATGCAAGACTTGAAATCATTTTTTCCCAGAGCCAAG AAGCATGTTGACAGTAAGATGTTAAGCTACAAAGAAGTCATCGACCTTGAGTGTGTGGTCCAAACTGAGCCTGAAACatcttttttgatcaatagtggTAGTTCAGCATCCAGTCCATTTTCTTGCTCCAGTGGTTTGACTCTAGAACGAGGGGGGCCACCGAGTGTTAGTTCCCATGctttgaagagaagaaagttTATCAGCTCTGCAGCCGTTATTGAccttgaaaaagaaaacaaccaTGACATGATCACAAGGAGAATTGAGTTTGGATCTGACAGCAGCACTGAAACAAGAGCTAGAGTGCAGATATCTTGTTTGCTCTGTAGAAGCCCTTTAGGCCACCCAGATAATAACGGCTCTTCATATCTAAATTGCTTGGTGACTTGGTCGTCCAAGAAGTATGTACTGACTCTCCTGAAAGAAACATCAAGATCTGAAATGCCGACAAGCGTTTCAGTTATCGTGACAGATTGCTCCTCGGTTGACCAGAGACTCTGCACAAAAGATGAGGGGATTTGGTGCGAGGAAGATGGATGTGTTTTCAACACTATCTTCTGCCCTTTCTGCAGTGTCCCAAACACGACGTGTCTCGGAGTGCAAATCGTGGCTACTGATTCATCAAATGTCCAGTTTCTCAGCAAA atATTGTTCTTTGCTGATCATCTAAATGTCATGGGTGATGCTGCAATCAAGGAAACGTTGTTGGAGCACCAAGGTACTTGCTAG